GCATGACCTTCTCTGAGTCGGGTCCGGTCCCGGCGCAGGGCAACATCGCCCAGCAGATGTTCTGGTACACCGCCTTCACCGCCGATATGGTGAAGCCGGGCATCGCCGTGATGAACGCGGACGGTACGCCGAAGTGGCGCATGGCTCCGTCGCCGCACGGTGCTTACTGGAAGGAAGGCATGAAGCTCGGCTACCAGGACGCGGGCTCGCTCACGCTTCTGAAGTCGACCCCGGCGGATCGCCGCAAGGCAGCCTGGCTCTATCTCCAGTTCATCGTCTCCAAGACGGTGTCGCTGAAGAAGAGCCATGTCGGTCTCACCTTCATCCGTGAATCCGACATCTGGGACAAGTCGTTCACCGAGCGTGCGCCGAAGCTCGGCGGCCTGATCGAGTTCTACCGCTCGCCCGCGCGCGTGCAGTGGACCCCGACCGGCAACAACGTGCCTGACTATCCGAAGCTCGCGCAGCTCTGGTGGCAGAACATCGGCGATGCGTCGTCCGGTGCGAAGACACCGCAAGCTGCGATGGATGCTCTTGCCGCCGCGCAGGACTCCGTCATGGAGCGTATCGAGAAGTCCGGCGTGCAAGGCGCCTGCGGTCCGAAGCTGCACAAGAAGGAGTCGGCCGAGTTCTGGTTCGCCAAGGCCCAGAAGGACGGCACCATCGCGCCGCAGCGCAAGCTCGCCAACGAGAAGCCGAAGGGCGAAACGGTCGACTACGACACGCTGATCAAGTCGTGGCCGGCCACCCCGCCCAAGCGCGCCTCGCTGCAGTAAGCGACGTCGCATAACGACGAAAGGCCGGGAGCAATCCCGGCCTTTTTCTTTTGCGAACGAACGCTGCAACTGCGCCGTCATTGCGAGCGAAGCGAAGCAATCCAGGAATATATCCGCGGAGACAGCCTGGATTGCTTCGTCGCATCAGCGCAAATTGCTACGCAATTTTGTCGCGAGCTCCTCGCAATGACGGAGGATGGAGCGCCGGCGTCGTCCTTACTCCGCCGGCTCGGCCGCGAGCGTCGGATAATCCGTGTAGCCCTTGGCGCCACCGCCGTAGAACGTGTTCTTGTCCCAATCGTTCAGCGTCGCGCCCGTCTTCAGTCGCTCGACGAGGTCCGGGTTGGAGATGAACGGCTTGCCGAAGGCGATCAGGTCGGCCGCGTTCGCGTCGAGCACCTTGGTCGCAAGGTCGAAGTCGTAGCCGTTGTTGGCCATGTAGGCGCCGGAGAAGCGCTTGCGCAGGCTCGCGTAGTCGAACGGCGCGATGTCGCGCGGGCCGCCGGTGGCGCCCTCAACGACGTGGAGATAGACCAGCTTCAGCGCACTGAGGCCGTCGACGATGTGGTCGTACAGGGCCTGCGGGTTCGAGTCCGAGATGTCGTTGGCGGGGGTCACCGGCGAGATGCGGATACCGGTGCGGTCGGCGCCGGCCTCGGCCACAACGGCCTTGGAGATTTCCAGCATCAGCTTGGCGCGGTTCTCGATGGAGCCGCCATAGGCATCGGTGCGCTTGTTCGTGCCGTCCTTGGCAAATTGCTCCAGCAAATAGCCGTTGGCGCCATGAATTTCGACGCCGTCAAAGCCGGCTTCCAGCGCATTCCTGGTGGCGCGCTTGAAGTCGTCGATGATGCCTGGAATTTCGGAGAGCTCGAGCGCGCGGGGCTCGGAGACGTCGGCGAAGGTGCCGTTCACAAAAGTCTTGCCCTTGGCGCGGATCGCGCTCGGCGCCACCGGGGCAGCGCCGTTGGCCTGCAGGTCGACATGCGAGATACGG
This portion of the Bradyrhizobium diazoefficiens genome encodes:
- a CDS encoding alkene reductase translates to MSRPTKLFETYKLGPITLANRLAMAPLTRNRAAPGTFVPSPLAADYYGQRASAGLLITEASQVSQQGQGYQDTPGIYSKDQVAGWRKVTDKVHERGGKIFIQLWHVGRISHVDLQANGAAPVAPSAIRAKGKTFVNGTFADVSEPRALELSEIPGIIDDFKRATRNALEAGFDGVEIHGANGYLLEQFAKDGTNKRTDAYGGSIENRAKLMLEISKAVVAEAGADRTGIRISPVTPANDISDSNPQALYDHIVDGLSALKLVYLHVVEGATGGPRDIAPFDYASLRKRFSGAYMANNGYDFDLATKVLDANAADLIAFGKPFISNPDLVERLKTGATLNDWDKNTFYGGGAKGYTDYPTLAAEPAE